A stretch of DNA from Pagrus major chromosome 22, Pma_NU_1.0:
ATCCCAAATTTGTGACTGTTGGAAGTTTGCCGTGTGATTCTGCAGAGGACAGGGTGTGTTGTTTACACCTCTTTCCCTAATGTCCATAGACTTATTAAAACACATCCCATTTTgcatatatttcttttattcgaaatgagaaatgtttcagcctgtgtttttgtgaaattaGTGTTTTAAGCTGTTCCTCATGTGGGTTTCTTTTCCCTCTAGATCACTTTGGCTGAGCTGCTTTTTGAGAGAGGGATTATCCACACTGCAGAACCTCTTTAGTGGCCACAGACTCTTCAGTCATGCTGACTGCATGAATAGATTCAAATTACCTTTGTACAAAACAAGATCTTCAATGCAAAACACTCGTCCCAAGTCGTCTTCATTAACTTTACTGGAATAGTCCCACTGAACGACCCATTTATGAATTTGCTCTGTTCAGCATCaaataaagcagttttttttttttttatgaaatgtgtgtgtgtgtgtttgttatgcAACCAAGATCACCAACAAGTACCAAATGATTTTGAAGAGAAAGGGCATGTTTATTATCGGTTGATACAACTCAAAACATTAAACGATTATTAGTTGATCCATTCAAAAACAGAGATGCAGGAGTCTTCTTAAATATTCTGACTTGAGGGCCACCCATCAGTCATTCACACCACAGTTGACAGGACACGTTCCAGGGAGGGACAGTCTACTTCCAGGTCACCTCCTCACCAGGCTTCAGTTCCctgaagaaaacacaagaacGACAGTTGCATAAGCTTGCACCCAGAATGACATTAGCATTAGATTATTTTTATGTGATGCAAATTTGTGAAATGCTTACTATCAGAATTAGACACAAAAATAGTAAATTGTACTCTCGTTTTAAGATTAACGAGCATGGAGGTCTGATCTGGCTTATACATGGCAAATGGACATGGTAACACGCACAAAACTAGAGGAAACACTCAGCTTTTTGGTACCAAACTCAGTGTATACTGAGTAGCTGACAGTAGACATGATATGTGCATTCTGCAGACTTATAGTTGAGTAAGTTAGTGGGTTTAAAGTTGCAAAAATCATCATAAGACTTTGAAATAAAAAGGAATATAGGATATAAATGATATTTAACAATAACACAGGGGGACCTGTTTAACTTTTAAATGTAGGaggaaaatgactttttattctTACCTGCTGAACAAAGCACTTTTGTTCCTGAAAGCTGACAGCTTCTGGTCCTGCTGTCTGTCAAGGTACCATCCAAACACAAAGCCCATGGGCACCAAGATGTTCACCCAATGCTCACGGGCAAGTGCTACAAAGTTAACCATGGCTCCTGCAGAAACAAGAAGCAGAGGACACATTGTGACATAGATTGTGGCGCTGATATTATAATCTGATGGAAAACAGTCATGCTGCTTACATTTGAAGTTAGATAGAGGGATTGATGCCGTTACATATCAATTTCTGACAGGCTTAATACTGACACTATTGTAAGTCATGACATTGCTGTAGCTTCTTTGCAGGGCAGCTCTGGTAAGCCCATTGAAACAAACCAGTGCAGCATTTGCATAGTAAGGAATACTAACCTACACAGCATGAGGCCAGGATTACATTATACTAACACATTAACTGAAAAACTTAAGCCATATCTGGTTTGCTTCTCTGCCAACCACTAAATGAAAAtcaatgcattttaaaatgacttgGTCCGGAGTCATTGAGAAGTGACTATAATATTTAGTAAAATATTGTGTCATACTGGATCTTTTTAGGGACTGATAGGGAATTCTGTAATACAGTGATACTTTACCCCATCACATCTGCAGACAGGACTACCAATTATTTCAGGACAATCCATTTTATGTACAAAGTTATTGTGACACTAAGCTCAACTAAAACCAACTGCTAAACAACTAAAATTATGAATGACAGCCTTTATACCTTGTTTACACGCTTACTTGTGTGGACAACAGTTGGACTACAtgctgacagaaaaataatgtgtgtcaAGGAGTTGTTATGTCGA
This window harbors:
- the LOC141018072 gene encoding NADH dehydrogenase [ubiquinone] 1 beta subcomplex subunit 1, coding for MVNFVALAREHWVNILVPMGFVFGWYLDRQQDQKLSAFRNKSALFSRELKPGEEVTWK